In Cryptococcus gattii WM276 chromosome A, complete sequence, one genomic interval encodes:
- a CDS encoding 1-phosphatidylinositol-4-phosphate 5-kinase, putative (Similar to TIGR gene model, INSD accession AAW40890.1) translates to MSTSSLPDTHSSLRQTPAVLSSPTLTAHWTHHDQDDGEVDVLRIKSSSPRINPFHLLSHPDSPSSLPPLPPNLQNLAGDLGNSNSRLPPVQITKVSANEVEIKSHSPEPSNHRNIIGRIGAVFKKDTNELDAGFAPSPVIMQGPPPSPPLSEAGLDESVVMSENTDETPVYHSTAAPVSENRPTIATGFTSEPSEISPAVLTPPMPFSARRVSSSSTSSRAGSLTLVRSGRLAPQRDGESTGKGKDLPSLPHESDAKLERRDSSSSLLSPTPQLCRRSTVGSLNLPSAPRSPLMNAHAAFASPSSTPPPLGPPNAKGDRLDSAILAQEEHIRRERIERLERRQKKASVASDSDPEPRIEEKPKEKPKEKEREETKVLVGNLIGEDHVNYVLMYNMLTGIRIGVSRCQAKIKRPITDDDYTARHKFSFDIVGNELTPSAKYDFKFKDYAPWVFRELRDDHFHLDPADYLLSLTAKYILSELGSPGKSGSFFYFSRDYRFIIKTISHSEHKFLRSILKDYHQHVKENPHTLLSRFYGLHRVKLPRGPKIHFVIMNNLFPPHRDIHETYDLKGSSFGREYPEEKAAKNPRATLKDKNWVNRGRMLEFGPEKRALLTEQLRRDMEFLKRIKVMDYSLLVGIHNMERGNRDNLRKNQLSVFHPEVTTTKRRPSTKQGPSEASNVRKVVRRSDPKSLDVTSQLPSEDSADRKHFIFYQDEGGFRATDDANQALDTIYYLGVIDICTPYNTLKKIEHFWKSMTEDRHTISCVDPVFYGQRFYNFLRSVMRGGDKSLRPIGLEQVEPSEKPEVGQGMDNREMPIGGANGTHYSTVQDGQQPSIVGHLKTD, encoded by the exons ATGTCTACCTCCTCGCTCCCAGACACTCATAGTTCCCTCCGCCAAACCCCGGCGGTCCTCTCCTCCCCCACCCTCACAGCCCACTGGACCCACCACGACCAGGACGACGGCGAGGTTGACGTCCTCAGAATAA AATCTTCTTCGCCTCGCATAAACCCCTtccacctcctctcccACCCAGACTCCCCTtcatcccttcctcctctcccaCCCAATCTACAAAATTTAGCTGGGGACCTCGGCAATTCAAATAGTCGCCTGCCGCCCGTGCAGATCACCAAGGTCTCCGCCAACGAAGTCGAGATCAAGTCTCATTCACCTGAGCCGTCAAATCACAGGAATATCATAGGCAGGATCGGCGCAGTTTTCAAAAAGGATACAAACGAATTGGACGCGGGATTCGCTCCTTCACCTGTGATCATGCAGGGCCCTCCACCAAGTCCGCCTTTGAGTGAGGCAGGGCTGGACGAATCTGTTGTCATGTCCGAAAACACAGATGAAACACCCGTTTACCATTCAACAGCCGCTCCTGTCTCAGAAAACAGACCAACTATTGCTACTGGTTTCACTTCAGAACCGTCAGAAATATCCCCGGCGGTACTTACTCCACCAATGCCATTTTCTGCACGACGAGTCTCCAGCAGTTCCACGTCCAGTCGAGCCGGTTCTTTGACACTGGTCAGGAGCGGTCGGCTTGCTCCTCAGCGTGATGGCGAATCGACTGGTAAAGGCAAAGATCTTCCTTCATTGCCGCACGAATCTGATGCCAAACTCGAGCGACGAGATAGCTCCAGCAGTCTTCTCTCACCCACTCCACAACTGTGCCGCCGAAGTACTGTCGGTTCCTTAAATCTTCCTTCAGCACCTCGTTCACCCTTAATGAATGCCCATGCTGCTTTCGCATCACCATCTTCAACACCGCCCCCCCTGGGGCCTCCGAATGCCAAGGGTGACCGTTTAGACTCCGCAATTTTAGCTCAGGAAGAACATATTCGAAGGGAAAGAATAGAGAGACTGGAACGCAGGCAAAAAAAAGCGAGCGTAGCAAGTGATTCAGACCCTGAACCGAGAATTGAGGAAAAGCCAAAAGAAAAGCCcaaagagaaggagagagaagagacCAAGGTTTTGGTTGGGAATTTGATTGGCGAAGATCATGTGAACTATGTGTTGATGTACAACATGCTCACCGGTATTCGAATAGGA GTATCACGTTGTCAAGCCAAAATAAAGCGTCCGATCACGGACGATGATTATACTGCTCGGCATAAATTTTCTTTCGATAT TGTTGGTAATGAACTTACGCCATCCGCAAAATACGACTTCAAGTTCAAAGATTATGCCCCATGGGTATTTCGAGAACTTCGAGACGATCATTTTCATCTTGACCCGGCCGACTATCTACTCTCGTTGACCGCAAAATACATCTTATCCGAATTAGGCTCTCCTGGCAAGTCTGGGTCGTTCTTCTACTTCTCTCGTGACTATCGTTTTATCATCAAAACAATATCGCATTCCGAGCACAAATTTCTTCGATCCATACTCAAGGACTATCACCAACATGTCAAAGAAAACCCACATACCCTTCTTTCGAGGTTCTACGGCCTTCACCGTGTCAAACTTCCCCGTGGTCCTAAAATCCATTTTGTGATTATGAACAACCTTTTCCCACCTCATCGTGACATTCACGAGACCTATGACCTCAAGGGATCCTCCTTTGGTAGGGAATATCCAGAGGAAAAGGCAGCAAAAAACCCTCGGGCAACGTTGAAAGATAAAAACTGGGTTAACCGAGGGCGGATGTTGGAATTTGGACCCGAGAAGCGGGCTTTGCTGACAGAGCAATTGAGGAGGGATATGGAGTTCTTGAAAAGGATCAAAGTCATGGATTATTCCCTTCTTGTTGGTATACATAACATGGAGAGGGGCAATCGTGATAACCTGCGTAAGAACCAATTAAGCGTTTTTCAT CCCGAGGTTACCACTACCAAGCGGAGGCCCTCCACCAAGCAAGGTCCTTCTGAAGCATCCAACGTGCGGAAAGTCGTTAGGCGATCTGATCCAAAAAGTCTCGATGTCACGTCTCAGCTTCCATCTGAGGATTCGGCGGATCGTAAACATTTCATCTTTTACCAAGACGAGGGCGGATTCCGCGCCACCGACGACGCAAACCAGGCATTGGACACAATCTATTACCTGGGTGTAATTGATATCTGCACTCCATATAATACATTGAAGAAAATTGAGCATTTTTGGAAAAGCATGACTGAGGATAGG CATACAATCTCTTGTGTCGATCCCGTTTTCTACGGCCAGCGATTCTACAATTTTCTCAGATCGGTAATGAGGGGAGGAGACAAGTCTCTGCGCCCTATTGGGCTGGAACAAGTCGAGCCCAGTGAGAAACCCGAGGTGGGGCAGGGTATGGACAATAGGGAGATGCCTATAGGAGGGGCGAACGGTACTCATTATTCCACTGTACAAGACGGGCAACAGCCTAGCATTGTTGGACATTTAAAGACAGATTAA
- a CDS encoding Mitochondrion protein, putative (Similar to TIGR gene model, INSD accession AAW40892.1) translates to MAVPRIAHLSHKSVLELSGPDAQKFLKGLSCKDVEYLGGGYSGFLNASGRVLHTAFIFPRSKNSYLITHESPEDHPAPLLSLLPPFKLRSKVRIKDVTNQWDAWSAWGSDLQGGPHPIRTWKMGSGGASESHWDWEGGIRDLGLRDDEAGCWDLRAGWPRMGRQLLVPKGEKPSLATSHDLGNVHDYELHRMLLGVPEGPKEILPGQALPLESCMDIHGGVDFRKGCYLGQELTVRTYHTGATRKRILPIRLIPLDQSSSSSISDLLSFSPQQSLAEVDIPLDITYHPPSTSATRKPRSAGKILSLHNAVGLALVRLEMAERCWWSGDILRSSVSQWLDSGAGKLTTQVNGKEWGVYVEQGEAYAAALEHMPSSS, encoded by the exons ATGGCCGTCCCTCGCATAGCACACCTCTCCCACAAGTCCGTCCTCGAGCTCTCGGGGCCCGACGCCCAGAAATTCCTCAAGGGACTCAGCTGCAAAGACGTCGAGTACCTCGGAGGCGGCTACAGCGGTTTCCTCAACGCTTCCGGCAGAGTTCTGCATACTGCATTCATCTTTCCCCGATCAAAAAACTCGTATCTCATCACGCATGAGTCTCCAGAAGACCATCCAGCACCACTCTTGTCACTCCTTCCCCCCTTCAAGCTCAGGTCTAAAGTCAGGATAAAAGATGTGACAAATCAATGGGATGCCTGGTCTGCATGGGGATCAGACTTGCAAGGCGGGCCCCATCCGATAAGGACTTGGAAGATGGGAAGCGGAGGCGCCTCTGAAAGCCATTGGGACTGGGAGGGCGGCATCCGCGATCTCGGGCTGCGAGATGATGAGGCCGGTTGCTGGGATCTCCGAGCGGGGTGGCCGCGTATGGGGAGGCAGTTGTTGGTTCCAAAAGGAGAGAAGC CGTCACTGGCGACATCACACGATCTCGGAAACGTTCATGACTACGAGCTGCATCGAATGCTGCTAGGCGTACCCGAGGGTCCCAAAGAAATACTGCCTGGTCAAGCCTTACCTCTAGAAAGCTGTATGGATATTCACGGCGGAG TTGATTTCCGCAAGGGCTGTTATTTGGGCCAAGAACTGACTGTCCGAACATATCATACGGGCGCGACACGTAAACGTATCTTGCCAATTCGACTGATTCCTCTGGACCAGTCCAGCTCCAGCTCCATTTCCGAcctcctttccttttctcccCAGCAATCTCTAGCTGAAGTTGACATCCCTCTTGATATAACATACCATCCCCCCTCTACCTCTGCCACGCGCAAACCTCGTTCTGCTGGCAAAATATTGTCACTGCATAACGCTGTAGGTTTAGCCCTGGTGCGGCTCGAAATGGCAGAACGATGTTGGTGGTCGGGTGATATTCTACGGTCGTCTGTTAGTCAATGGTTAGATAGCGGCGCTGGCAAATTAACGACACAGGTGAACGGGAAGGAATGGGGAGTGTACGTGGAACAAGGAGAAGCATACGCAGCTGCGCTAGAACACAtgccatcatcatcataA
- a CDS encoding Protein monoubiquitination-related protein, putative (Similar to TIGR gene model, INSD accession AAW40894.1) — MPDIKLKNQAAYTSIIKPFDVAFHPKEPVVFSSLLTGQVCAWSYDDATGETSSSWSVRPSKRTARALSIEESGDEIWMGGKSGSLLCAQPFKRLALSTRDGSMARERDSAHECPINRVYCVNRNLVASGDDDGVIKLWDPRQADSIRTYSQHFDYISDFTYFDDKRQLVATSGDGHLSVIDIRSNKSTPLTVSEDQEDELLSIVSIKGGQKAIVGSGLGILSVWNRQLGWADSVDRIPGHPASIDAIVALTPDIIATGSEDGMIRVIQVLPHKFLGVVATHEEFPVERIRLDRNNKWLGSVSHDECLKLTDVEDLFEDSDEDDDMEEDEPDSDEEKSKKKKKDNGMKDMGRSQADDDGSFFADL; from the exons ATGCCGGACATCAAGCTCAAAAACCAGGCAG CTTATACCAGCATCATCAAGCCCTTCGACGTTGCTTTCCATCCCAAAGAACCCGTcgtcttctcctctcttcttaCAGGACAAGTCTGTGCTTGGAGTTATGATGACGCCACAGGAGAAACCTCCTCCTCATGGAGTGTAAGGCCATCGAAGAGGACTGCTAGAGCGTTATCGATAGAAGAAAGTGGAGACGAAATTTGGATGGGAGGTAAAAGTGGAAGTCTTTTGTGCGCACAACCATTCAAACGTCTTGCG CTTTCAACTCGTGATGGATCCATGGCAAGGGAAAGGGACAGTGCTCATGA GTGCCCTATCAATCGAGTATACTGCGTCAACCGTAACCTTGTTGCGTCCGGCGACGACGACGGCGTGATTAAA CTATGGGATCCCAGACAAGCAGACTCTATCCGGACGTATTCCCAGCACTTTGATTACATTTCCGATTTCACATATTTTGATGACAAAAGACAGCTAGTTGCAACATC GGGTGACGGTCATTTATCTGTGATTGATATTCGCTCAAACAAGTCTACGCCCTTGACAGTCTCTGAAGATCAAGAGGACGAGCTCTTGTCAATCGTTTCTATAAAGGGGGGTCAAAAAGCGATTGTAGGATCCGGTTTAGGCATTCTGTCCGTTTGGAACCGTCAATTGGGTTGGGCCGACT CTGTTGATCGAATACCAGGACACCCCGCTTCGATTGATGCTATAGTGGCTCTTACACCTGATATCATCGCCACAGGGTCCGAAGACGGTATGATCCGAGTCATCCAAGTGCTACCTCATAAATTTT TGGGTGTGGTCGCTACTCACGAAGAGTTTCCAGTCGAGCGTATCCGACTAGACCGCAATAATAAGTGGCTTGGCAGCGTCAGTCATGATGAATGCTTGAAGCTCACGGATGTGGAAGACCTGTTCGAAGACAGTGATGAGGACGATGAcatggaagaagatgaacCAGATTCGGACGAGGAGAAGAGtaaaaagaagaagaaagacaATGGGATGAAGGATATGGGTAGGAGTCAAGCGGACGATGACGGTAGTTTCTTTGCAGACTtatga